The following coding sequences are from one Epilithonimonas vandammei window:
- a CDS encoding glycoside hydrolase family 97 protein, translating to MKKFTIGAVLLTLMFNQFSAQSLKSPDGKFEMNFQLKSGIPFYNLKYNGAVVVEDSKLGLRLLKDGDIQFASEIENKNNQSKNLNSGFVKTAEKFDSKNETWQPVLGEKKNYINNYNELAVTLNQPENDRSIVIKFRLFNDGLGFRYEFPQQKNLNYFIIKEEDSEIDLPWDMKAWWLAGDYDTEEYQTQTSKLSEIPAKWPTSFEGNASQNLVKNGVQIPLMMKKEGASPLYINLGEAAVLNYPAANLELDAANYKFKTHLTPDAQGAKGYMQTPATTPWRTIIVSPKAEVVLDSKMLFNLNEPTKYTDTSYIHPTKYMGVWWEMIIGKSQWAYSTANNVHIGETDFTKLTPNGNHAANNTKVKEYIDFASANGFQGLLIEGWNIGWEDWFGHSKEFVFDFITPYPDFDIKMLNDYAHSKGIKLIMHHETSGSATNYERWADKAFKLMNDYGYDAVKTGYVGNIIPRGEHHYSQWTINHYRRIIEKANEYKIMVNSHESVRPTGESRTYPNWIAAEAARGTEFEAFGGNNPDHQTILPFTRWMGGPMDYTPGIFQTKFDYYFPGDKRYVKTTLAKQLGLYVVMYQPLQMAADLPENYARHMDAFQFIKDVAADWDDTKILSAEPGDYIHTARKAKGTDNWFVGGITDENARDFTVDFSFLDKGRKYEATIYEDGKDADYINNPQSYHIYKLKVSNATKLNIKLARSGGYAISVKPVK from the coding sequence ATGAAAAAATTCACCATTGGAGCAGTCTTGCTCACTTTGATGTTTAATCAATTCTCTGCGCAATCTCTAAAATCTCCGGACGGAAAATTCGAGATGAATTTCCAACTGAAATCGGGTATTCCTTTTTATAATCTGAAATACAACGGCGCTGTTGTAGTAGAAGATTCTAAATTAGGATTGAGATTGCTAAAAGATGGCGATATTCAGTTTGCGTCAGAAATTGAAAATAAAAATAACCAAAGTAAAAATCTTAATTCAGGATTTGTGAAGACTGCGGAAAAATTCGATTCTAAAAACGAAACTTGGCAACCTGTTCTTGGTGAGAAGAAAAACTATATCAATAATTATAATGAGCTGGCTGTTACGCTTAATCAGCCTGAAAATGACAGAAGCATCGTCATCAAATTCAGATTATTCAATGATGGTTTAGGTTTTAGATACGAATTTCCTCAACAAAAAAATCTCAACTATTTCATTATCAAGGAGGAGGACTCAGAAATTGATTTGCCTTGGGATATGAAGGCTTGGTGGTTAGCGGGGGATTATGACACCGAAGAGTACCAGACACAAACTTCCAAATTATCGGAAATCCCTGCAAAATGGCCTACTTCGTTTGAGGGAAATGCTTCTCAGAATTTAGTAAAAAATGGGGTCCAGATTCCATTGATGATGAAAAAAGAAGGTGCAAGTCCGCTTTACATCAACCTTGGTGAAGCTGCTGTTCTTAATTATCCTGCTGCAAACTTAGAGTTAGATGCTGCCAATTATAAATTCAAAACACATCTTACACCCGATGCACAAGGTGCTAAAGGTTATATGCAAACACCTGCTACTACACCTTGGAGAACCATCATCGTTTCTCCGAAAGCTGAAGTAGTTTTGGATTCTAAAATGCTTTTTAACCTTAATGAACCTACAAAATATACCGACACTTCTTATATTCACCCTACAAAATATATGGGCGTTTGGTGGGAGATGATTATCGGAAAATCACAATGGGCATATTCTACAGCCAATAATGTGCACATAGGCGAAACCGATTTTACAAAATTGACACCGAATGGAAATCACGCTGCGAATAACACCAAAGTTAAAGAATATATCGATTTTGCTTCGGCTAATGGTTTCCAAGGTCTTTTGATTGAAGGCTGGAACATTGGTTGGGAAGATTGGTTTGGGCATTCTAAAGAATTTGTATTTGATTTCATTACACCCTATCCCGATTTCGATATCAAAATGCTGAATGATTATGCCCATTCAAAAGGTATAAAACTAATTATGCACCACGAGACTTCTGGTTCTGCTACCAATTATGAGAGATGGGCAGACAAGGCATTCAAGCTGATGAATGATTACGGATACGATGCCGTGAAGACCGGATACGTAGGAAACATCATCCCAAGAGGTGAGCACCATTACAGCCAGTGGACAATCAACCATTACCGTAGAATAATAGAAAAAGCAAACGAATATAAAATTATGGTGAATTCCCACGAGTCAGTAAGACCAACCGGGGAAAGCAGGACCTATCCAAACTGGATTGCTGCGGAAGCGGCGCGTGGAACAGAGTTCGAAGCGTTTGGTGGGAACAATCCGGATCACCAGACTATTTTACCTTTCACAAGATGGATGGGTGGACCAATGGATTATACCCCAGGCATTTTCCAAACCAAGTTTGATTACTATTTCCCAGGTGATAAACGCTATGTAAAAACCACGCTAGCTAAGCAGCTAGGATTATATGTGGTAATGTATCAGCCATTACAGATGGCAGCAGATTTGCCGGAAAATTATGCCAGACATATGGATGCTTTTCAGTTCATCAAAGATGTAGCAGCAGATTGGGACGACACCAAGATTCTTTCTGCTGAACCGGGAGATTACATTCATACCGCAAGAAAAGCTAAAGGTACAGATAACTGGTTTGTAGGTGGGATTACCGACGAAAACGCAAGAGATTTCACAGTAGATTTTTCCTTCCTGGATAAGGGTAGAAAATACGAAGCTACCATCTACGAAGACGGTAAAGATGCCGATTATATCAACAATCCGCAGAGTTACCATATTTATAAACTAAAAGTAAGTAATGCCACAAAACTGAATATCAAATTAGCAAGAAGTGGTGGTTACGCCATTTCTGTGAAACCTGTTAAATGA
- a CDS encoding SusE domain-containing protein produces MKNIFKFLFVSFIASLLFSCEKDEDRAVIGNVTEGLLRSDKTDLTLAQENADQTAVTLSWDDPSYGPNLALSNQLEIALEGTDFQNAKAVDLAAGSSSISYTVQDFNALLLNAGANAGETEKFELRLKSSAGASIPETYSPVIKMTVKTYALISYLYVPGAYQQWNPATANTLVSATSNGIYVTYIDFTAAGSEFKITVERNWDNSYGTDDNVNLIYNGGGNMKAANAGPQKLSVNLNTKKFTLIPYSMGLVGDATANGWNGPDTRMSWDDANLSWSITTSLAAGNFKFRVNNDWSENYGGSNGSASSGGDNIAVAEAGTYKITFDPFKLSYTVTKQ; encoded by the coding sequence ATGAAAAATATATTTAAATTTTTATTTGTAAGTTTTATAGCTTCTTTATTGTTTTCTTGTGAAAAAGATGAAGATAGAGCTGTTATAGGAAATGTAACAGAAGGATTGCTCAGATCAGATAAGACAGATTTGACTCTTGCACAAGAGAATGCAGATCAAACAGCGGTAACACTCTCTTGGGATGATCCAAGCTATGGTCCGAATTTAGCATTATCCAATCAATTAGAAATTGCGTTAGAAGGAACTGATTTCCAAAATGCAAAAGCTGTTGACCTTGCTGCTGGGTCATCATCAATATCTTATACTGTACAGGACTTCAATGCATTACTATTAAATGCTGGGGCTAACGCAGGAGAAACTGAAAAATTTGAGCTGCGTTTAAAATCTTCTGCTGGAGCTTCTATTCCTGAGACATACTCTCCAGTTATTAAAATGACCGTCAAAACATATGCATTAATATCTTATTTATATGTTCCGGGTGCGTACCAACAATGGAATCCTGCTACGGCTAATACTCTCGTTTCGGCAACCAGTAATGGTATATATGTGACTTATATTGATTTTACCGCAGCTGGTTCAGAATTTAAAATTACAGTAGAGAGAAACTGGGATAATAGTTATGGTACCGACGATAATGTTAATTTGATTTATAACGGAGGAGGAAATATGAAGGCGGCAAATGCAGGTCCTCAGAAATTATCTGTTAATTTAAATACAAAAAAATTTACATTAATACCTTATTCAATGGGACTTGTAGGGGATGCTACCGCTAATGGATGGAATGGTCCAGACACTAGAATGAGTTGGGATGATGCTAATCTGTCTTGGAGTATTACTACCAGCTTAGCTGCAGGAAATTTCAAATTCAGAGTTAATAACGATTGGTCAGAAAATTATGGAGGTTCAAATGGTAGTGCGTCTTCTGGAGGAGATAATATAGCTGTTGCAGAAGCGGGAACTTACAAAATAACATTTGATCCATTTAAGTTATCTTATACTGTAACGAAACAGTGA